A window from Betta splendens chromosome 1, fBetSpl5.4, whole genome shotgun sequence encodes these proteins:
- the sh3gl2a gene encoding SH3 domain containing GRB2 like 2a, endophilin A1 isoform X1 produces MSVAGLKKQFHKATQKVSEKVGGAEGTKLDEDFTEMEKRVEVTARALMDIMTKTTEYLQPNPATRAKMSMMNSMSRIRGQEKGPGYTQTETILGESMQRFGRELGDDSTFGMALMDAGEAMHELGEVKDALDMEVKQNFIDPLQSLHEKDIREIQHHLKKLEGRRLDFDYKKKRQGKVGEDEIKQALEKFDDSKEIAEQSMFNLLESDIEQVSQLAALVHAQTQYHTRASEILTQLSSKIDERIREASNKPRKEFLPKPRTSLDFSISENHNGGVHSARSPGARSPARSPARSPAPMDQPCCRALYDFEPENEGELGFKEGDIITLTNKIDENWYEGMLHGNSGFFPINYVDILVPLPH; encoded by the exons ATGTCCGTAGCGGGGCTGAAGAAGCAATTCCACAAAGCCACTCAG AAAGTGAGCGAGAAGGTTGGAGGAGCCGAAGGAACGAAGCTCGATGAGGACTTCACCGAAATGGAAAAG CGGGTGGAAGTCACCGCCCGCGCGCTGATGGACATCATGACCAAGACCACCGAGTATCTGCAGCCGAACCCAG CCACCAGAGCCAAGATGAGCATGATGAACTCCATGTCGCGCATCCGGGGCCAGGAGAAGGGGCCGGGCTACACGCAGACCGAGACCATCCTGGGGGAGTCCATGCAGAGGTTCGGCCGGGAGCTGGGAGACGACTCCACCTTCG GCATGGCGCTGATGGACGCCGGCGAGGCCATGCACGAGCTGGGGGAGGTGAAGGACGCGCTGGACATGGAGGTCAAGCAGAACTTCATCGACCCCCTGCAGAGCCTGCATGAAAAGGACATCCGGGAGATTCAG CACCACCTGAAGAAGCTGGAGGGCCGGCGCCTGGACTTCGACTACAAGAAGAAGCGCCAGGGCAAGGTGGGGGAGGACGAGATCAAGCAGGCGCTGGAGAAGTTCGACGACTCCAAGGAGATCGCGGAGCAGAGCATGTTCAACCTGCTGGAGAGCGAC ATCGAGCAGGTGAGCCAGCTGGCGGCTCTGGTCCACGCTCAGACCCAGTACCACACCCGCGCCTCTGAGATCCTCACGCAGCTCTCCAGCAAAATAGACGAACG GATAAGAGAAGCCTCCAACAAGCCGAGGAAAGAGTTCCTCCCCAAACCGCGCACCTCCCTGGACTTCAGCATCAGCGAGAACCACAACGGAGGCGTGCACAGCGCCCGCTCCCCAG GGGCGCGGTCTCCAG CAAGatctccag CCAGGTCTCCAG CCCCCATGGACCAGCCGTGCTGCCGCGCGCTGTACGACTTCGAGCCCGAGAACGAGGGCGAGCTGGGCTTCAAGGAGGGCGACATCATCACGCTgaccaacaagatcgacgagaaCTGGTACGAGGGGATGCTGCACGGCAACTCGGGCTTCTTCCCCATCAACTACGTGGACATCCTGGTGCCGCTGCCGCactag
- the sh3gl2a gene encoding SH3 domain containing GRB2 like 2a, endophilin A1 isoform X3 → MSVAGLKKQFHKATQKVSEKVGGAEGTKLDEDFTEMEKRVEVTARALMDIMTKTTEYLQPNPATRAKMSMMNSMSRIRGQEKGPGYTQTETILGESMQRFGRELGDDSTFGMALMDAGEAMHELGEVKDALDMEVKQNFIDPLQSLHEKDIREIQHHLKKLEGRRLDFDYKKKRQGKVGEDEIKQALEKFDDSKEIAEQSMFNLLESDIEQVSQLAALVHAQTQYHTRASEILTQLSSKIDERIREASNKPRKEFLPKPRTSLDFSISENHNGGVHSARSPGARSPARSPAPMDQPCCRALYDFEPENEGELGFKEGDIITLTNKIDENWYEGMLHGNSGFFPINYVDILVPLPH, encoded by the exons ATGTCCGTAGCGGGGCTGAAGAAGCAATTCCACAAAGCCACTCAG AAAGTGAGCGAGAAGGTTGGAGGAGCCGAAGGAACGAAGCTCGATGAGGACTTCACCGAAATGGAAAAG CGGGTGGAAGTCACCGCCCGCGCGCTGATGGACATCATGACCAAGACCACCGAGTATCTGCAGCCGAACCCAG CCACCAGAGCCAAGATGAGCATGATGAACTCCATGTCGCGCATCCGGGGCCAGGAGAAGGGGCCGGGCTACACGCAGACCGAGACCATCCTGGGGGAGTCCATGCAGAGGTTCGGCCGGGAGCTGGGAGACGACTCCACCTTCG GCATGGCGCTGATGGACGCCGGCGAGGCCATGCACGAGCTGGGGGAGGTGAAGGACGCGCTGGACATGGAGGTCAAGCAGAACTTCATCGACCCCCTGCAGAGCCTGCATGAAAAGGACATCCGGGAGATTCAG CACCACCTGAAGAAGCTGGAGGGCCGGCGCCTGGACTTCGACTACAAGAAGAAGCGCCAGGGCAAGGTGGGGGAGGACGAGATCAAGCAGGCGCTGGAGAAGTTCGACGACTCCAAGGAGATCGCGGAGCAGAGCATGTTCAACCTGCTGGAGAGCGAC ATCGAGCAGGTGAGCCAGCTGGCGGCTCTGGTCCACGCTCAGACCCAGTACCACACCCGCGCCTCTGAGATCCTCACGCAGCTCTCCAGCAAAATAGACGAACG GATAAGAGAAGCCTCCAACAAGCCGAGGAAAGAGTTCCTCCCCAAACCGCGCACCTCCCTGGACTTCAGCATCAGCGAGAACCACAACGGAGGCGTGCACAGCGCCCGCTCCCCAG GGGCGCGGTCTCCAG CCAGGTCTCCAG CCCCCATGGACCAGCCGTGCTGCCGCGCGCTGTACGACTTCGAGCCCGAGAACGAGGGCGAGCTGGGCTTCAAGGAGGGCGACATCATCACGCTgaccaacaagatcgacgagaaCTGGTACGAGGGGATGCTGCACGGCAACTCGGGCTTCTTCCCCATCAACTACGTGGACATCCTGGTGCCGCTGCCGCactag
- the sh3gl2a gene encoding SH3 domain containing GRB2 like 2a, endophilin A1 isoform X2, giving the protein MSVAGLKKQFHKATQKVSEKVGGAEGTKLDEDFTEMEKRVEVTARALMDIMTKTTEYLQPNPATRAKMSMMNSMSRIRGQEKGPGYTQTETILGESMQRFGRELGDDSTFGMALMDAGEAMHELGEVKDALDMEVKQNFIDPLQSLHEKDIREIQHHLKKLEGRRLDFDYKKKRQGKVGEDEIKQALEKFDDSKEIAEQSMFNLLESDIEQVSQLAALVHAQTQYHTRASEILTQLSSKIDERIREASNKPRKEFLPKPRTSLDFSISENHNGGVHSARSPGARSPARSPAPMDQPCCRALYDFEPENEGELGFKEGDIITLTNKIDENWYEGMLHGNSGFFPINYVDILVPLPH; this is encoded by the exons ATGTCCGTAGCGGGGCTGAAGAAGCAATTCCACAAAGCCACTCAG AAAGTGAGCGAGAAGGTTGGAGGAGCCGAAGGAACGAAGCTCGATGAGGACTTCACCGAAATGGAAAAG CGGGTGGAAGTCACCGCCCGCGCGCTGATGGACATCATGACCAAGACCACCGAGTATCTGCAGCCGAACCCAG CCACCAGAGCCAAGATGAGCATGATGAACTCCATGTCGCGCATCCGGGGCCAGGAGAAGGGGCCGGGCTACACGCAGACCGAGACCATCCTGGGGGAGTCCATGCAGAGGTTCGGCCGGGAGCTGGGAGACGACTCCACCTTCG GCATGGCGCTGATGGACGCCGGCGAGGCCATGCACGAGCTGGGGGAGGTGAAGGACGCGCTGGACATGGAGGTCAAGCAGAACTTCATCGACCCCCTGCAGAGCCTGCATGAAAAGGACATCCGGGAGATTCAG CACCACCTGAAGAAGCTGGAGGGCCGGCGCCTGGACTTCGACTACAAGAAGAAGCGCCAGGGCAAGGTGGGGGAGGACGAGATCAAGCAGGCGCTGGAGAAGTTCGACGACTCCAAGGAGATCGCGGAGCAGAGCATGTTCAACCTGCTGGAGAGCGAC ATCGAGCAGGTGAGCCAGCTGGCGGCTCTGGTCCACGCTCAGACCCAGTACCACACCCGCGCCTCTGAGATCCTCACGCAGCTCTCCAGCAAAATAGACGAACG GATAAGAGAAGCCTCCAACAAGCCGAGGAAAGAGTTCCTCCCCAAACCGCGCACCTCCCTGGACTTCAGCATCAGCGAGAACCACAACGGAGGCGTGCACAGCGCCCGCTCCCCAG GGGCGCGGTCTCCAG CAAGatctccag CCCCCATGGACCAGCCGTGCTGCCGCGCGCTGTACGACTTCGAGCCCGAGAACGAGGGCGAGCTGGGCTTCAAGGAGGGCGACATCATCACGCTgaccaacaagatcgacgagaaCTGGTACGAGGGGATGCTGCACGGCAACTCGGGCTTCTTCCCCATCAACTACGTGGACATCCTGGTGCCGCTGCCGCactag
- the sh3gl2a gene encoding SH3 domain containing GRB2 like 2a, endophilin A1 isoform X4, whose amino-acid sequence MSVAGLKKQFHKATQKVSEKVGGAEGTKLDEDFTEMEKRVEVTARALMDIMTKTTEYLQPNPATRAKMSMMNSMSRIRGQEKGPGYTQTETILGESMQRFGRELGDDSTFGMALMDAGEAMHELGEVKDALDMEVKQNFIDPLQSLHEKDIREIQHHLKKLEGRRLDFDYKKKRQGKVGEDEIKQALEKFDDSKEIAEQSMFNLLESDIEQVSQLAALVHAQTQYHTRASEILTQLSSKIDERIREASNKPRKEFLPKPRTSLDFSISENHNGGVHSARSPGARSPAPMDQPCCRALYDFEPENEGELGFKEGDIITLTNKIDENWYEGMLHGNSGFFPINYVDILVPLPH is encoded by the exons ATGTCCGTAGCGGGGCTGAAGAAGCAATTCCACAAAGCCACTCAG AAAGTGAGCGAGAAGGTTGGAGGAGCCGAAGGAACGAAGCTCGATGAGGACTTCACCGAAATGGAAAAG CGGGTGGAAGTCACCGCCCGCGCGCTGATGGACATCATGACCAAGACCACCGAGTATCTGCAGCCGAACCCAG CCACCAGAGCCAAGATGAGCATGATGAACTCCATGTCGCGCATCCGGGGCCAGGAGAAGGGGCCGGGCTACACGCAGACCGAGACCATCCTGGGGGAGTCCATGCAGAGGTTCGGCCGGGAGCTGGGAGACGACTCCACCTTCG GCATGGCGCTGATGGACGCCGGCGAGGCCATGCACGAGCTGGGGGAGGTGAAGGACGCGCTGGACATGGAGGTCAAGCAGAACTTCATCGACCCCCTGCAGAGCCTGCATGAAAAGGACATCCGGGAGATTCAG CACCACCTGAAGAAGCTGGAGGGCCGGCGCCTGGACTTCGACTACAAGAAGAAGCGCCAGGGCAAGGTGGGGGAGGACGAGATCAAGCAGGCGCTGGAGAAGTTCGACGACTCCAAGGAGATCGCGGAGCAGAGCATGTTCAACCTGCTGGAGAGCGAC ATCGAGCAGGTGAGCCAGCTGGCGGCTCTGGTCCACGCTCAGACCCAGTACCACACCCGCGCCTCTGAGATCCTCACGCAGCTCTCCAGCAAAATAGACGAACG GATAAGAGAAGCCTCCAACAAGCCGAGGAAAGAGTTCCTCCCCAAACCGCGCACCTCCCTGGACTTCAGCATCAGCGAGAACCACAACGGAGGCGTGCACAGCGCCCGCTCCCCAG GGGCGCGGTCTCCAG CCCCCATGGACCAGCCGTGCTGCCGCGCGCTGTACGACTTCGAGCCCGAGAACGAGGGCGAGCTGGGCTTCAAGGAGGGCGACATCATCACGCTgaccaacaagatcgacgagaaCTGGTACGAGGGGATGCTGCACGGCAACTCGGGCTTCTTCCCCATCAACTACGTGGACATCCTGGTGCCGCTGCCGCactag
- the sh3gl2a gene encoding SH3 domain containing GRB2 like 2a, endophilin A1 isoform X5, with protein sequence MSVAGLKKQFHKATQKVSEKVGGAEGTKLDEDFTEMEKRVEVTARALMDIMTKTTEYLQPNPATRAKMSMMNSMSRIRGQEKGPGYTQTETILGESMQRFGRELGDDSTFGMALMDAGEAMHELGEVKDALDMEVKQNFIDPLQSLHEKDIREIQHHLKKLEGRRLDFDYKKKRQGKVGEDEIKQALEKFDDSKEIAEQSMFNLLESDIEQVSQLAALVHAQTQYHTRASEILTQLSSKIDERIREASNKPRKEFLPKPRTSLDFSISENHNGGVHSARSPAPMDQPCCRALYDFEPENEGELGFKEGDIITLTNKIDENWYEGMLHGNSGFFPINYVDILVPLPH encoded by the exons ATGTCCGTAGCGGGGCTGAAGAAGCAATTCCACAAAGCCACTCAG AAAGTGAGCGAGAAGGTTGGAGGAGCCGAAGGAACGAAGCTCGATGAGGACTTCACCGAAATGGAAAAG CGGGTGGAAGTCACCGCCCGCGCGCTGATGGACATCATGACCAAGACCACCGAGTATCTGCAGCCGAACCCAG CCACCAGAGCCAAGATGAGCATGATGAACTCCATGTCGCGCATCCGGGGCCAGGAGAAGGGGCCGGGCTACACGCAGACCGAGACCATCCTGGGGGAGTCCATGCAGAGGTTCGGCCGGGAGCTGGGAGACGACTCCACCTTCG GCATGGCGCTGATGGACGCCGGCGAGGCCATGCACGAGCTGGGGGAGGTGAAGGACGCGCTGGACATGGAGGTCAAGCAGAACTTCATCGACCCCCTGCAGAGCCTGCATGAAAAGGACATCCGGGAGATTCAG CACCACCTGAAGAAGCTGGAGGGCCGGCGCCTGGACTTCGACTACAAGAAGAAGCGCCAGGGCAAGGTGGGGGAGGACGAGATCAAGCAGGCGCTGGAGAAGTTCGACGACTCCAAGGAGATCGCGGAGCAGAGCATGTTCAACCTGCTGGAGAGCGAC ATCGAGCAGGTGAGCCAGCTGGCGGCTCTGGTCCACGCTCAGACCCAGTACCACACCCGCGCCTCTGAGATCCTCACGCAGCTCTCCAGCAAAATAGACGAACG GATAAGAGAAGCCTCCAACAAGCCGAGGAAAGAGTTCCTCCCCAAACCGCGCACCTCCCTGGACTTCAGCATCAGCGAGAACCACAACGGAGGCGTGCACAGCGCCCGCTCCCCAG CCCCCATGGACCAGCCGTGCTGCCGCGCGCTGTACGACTTCGAGCCCGAGAACGAGGGCGAGCTGGGCTTCAAGGAGGGCGACATCATCACGCTgaccaacaagatcgacgagaaCTGGTACGAGGGGATGCTGCACGGCAACTCGGGCTTCTTCCCCATCAACTACGTGGACATCCTGGTGCCGCTGCCGCactag